The following are encoded together in the Streptomyces flavofungini genome:
- a CDS encoding MOSC domain-containing protein: MAVVAELSYYPVKGCAGTPASEAVLTPAGLAHDRSFMVVSEEGVYRTQRRDPRLALIRPSVDTDGALLTLRAPGHDDVRVDVDTTGPRRDVDLFGAAYTGIDQGDAVAAWLSDVLGAASRLVRVPPEHHRVTDGRIPGTSGYADSSALHLISRSTVDLLNEKIVERGAELLPMDRFRPNVVVTGWDEPHTEDRAHHLTIGTAELGYTKPAIRCAVTLVDQDAGRRAGPEPLRTLASYRRAPQGGVALGTKYAILTPGKISVGDEVTVDTWGAPEVP, from the coding sequence ATGGCTGTCGTCGCCGAGCTGTCGTACTACCCCGTCAAGGGCTGCGCCGGGACACCGGCGAGCGAGGCCGTCCTGACCCCGGCGGGCCTGGCGCACGACCGCAGCTTCATGGTCGTCAGCGAGGAGGGGGTGTACCGCACGCAGCGGCGGGACCCGAGGCTCGCCCTGATCCGCCCCTCCGTAGACACGGACGGCGCCCTCCTGACGCTCCGGGCCCCGGGCCACGACGACGTCCGAGTGGACGTCGACACGACCGGCCCGCGCCGGGACGTGGACCTCTTCGGGGCCGCGTACACAGGGATCGACCAGGGGGACGCGGTGGCGGCGTGGCTGTCGGACGTCCTGGGCGCCGCGAGCCGACTCGTCCGCGTACCGCCGGAGCACCACCGCGTGACCGACGGCCGGATCCCTGGCACCTCGGGCTACGCCGACAGCAGCGCGCTGCACCTCATCTCCCGCTCCACCGTGGACCTGTTGAACGAGAAGATCGTCGAGCGGGGCGCCGAGCTGCTTCCCATGGACCGCTTCCGCCCCAACGTCGTCGTCACGGGCTGGGACGAGCCGCACACCGAGGACCGCGCCCACCACCTCACGATCGGCACCGCTGAACTGGGCTACACGAAACCGGCCATACGCTGCGCCGTCACCCTCGTCGACCAGGACGCGGGCCGCCGCGCGGGCCCGGAGCCCCTGCGCACCCTCGCCTCGTACCGCCGCGCGCCCCAGGGCGGAGTGGCCCTCGGCACGAAGTACGCGATCCTGACCCCCGGCAAGATCTCCGTGGGCGACGAGGTGACCGTGGACACGTGGGGCGCCCCCGAAGTCCCCTGA
- a CDS encoding DUF2797 domain-containing protein, whose translation MTWWCAGVRWWVGGGPVLGWYAPGRGERESPLVFGGAVAFRVRGGRRCLGVWRGGRWTACPVGAAVPGRVTRAQCEECARVDRAHSVAADTFADDPRPYHVYVAWFGPGLVKVGITGVARGGARLLEQGAVAYTWLGRGPLMAARRTEELLRTALGVPDRIPYERKRVLRARLPGVDERAGELAELHRKAGALGGWPESLERLPCAVVDHGEAFGLDAIGGFGAAGLVVDELADGGVVAGELVAAAGPDLYVAVGASDQGVVIDSRLMSGWRLVGLEEPRGSGEPRGVREPRGAGEQRGAGEPRGLRGPRGPRGSGESPWSGVTVPVRGMPVVQGGLF comes from the coding sequence ATGACGTGGTGGTGTGCGGGGGTGCGGTGGTGGGTCGGTGGCGGGCCCGTCCTCGGGTGGTACGCGCCGGGGCGCGGCGAGCGCGAGAGTCCGCTGGTGTTCGGGGGCGCGGTGGCCTTCCGGGTGCGGGGCGGGCGGCGCTGCCTCGGGGTGTGGCGGGGCGGACGGTGGACGGCCTGTCCGGTGGGCGCGGCGGTGCCGGGGCGGGTCACGCGGGCGCAGTGCGAGGAGTGCGCGCGCGTCGACCGGGCGCACTCGGTCGCGGCGGACACGTTCGCCGACGACCCGCGGCCGTACCACGTGTACGTGGCGTGGTTCGGGCCCGGCCTGGTCAAGGTGGGCATCACGGGGGTCGCGCGAGGCGGCGCGCGACTGCTCGAACAGGGTGCGGTGGCCTACACCTGGCTCGGGCGGGGGCCGCTGATGGCCGCGCGCCGGACGGAGGAGCTGCTGCGGACCGCGCTCGGCGTGCCGGACCGGATTCCGTACGAGCGCAAGCGGGTCCTGCGGGCGCGGCTGCCCGGAGTGGACGAGCGGGCCGGGGAGTTGGCGGAGCTGCACCGGAAGGCGGGGGCGCTCGGCGGGTGGCCCGAGTCGTTGGAGCGGCTGCCGTGCGCCGTCGTGGACCACGGTGAGGCGTTCGGGCTCGACGCGATCGGCGGGTTCGGCGCGGCGGGGCTGGTCGTGGACGAGCTGGCGGACGGCGGGGTCGTGGCGGGGGAGCTGGTCGCTGCCGCCGGGCCCGACCTGTATGTGGCCGTGGGAGCGAGTGATCAGGGGGTGGTGATCGACAGTCGGCTGATGAGCGGGTGGCGGCTGGTCGGGCTGGAGGAGCCAAGGGGTTCGGGGGAGCCAAGAGGCGTGAGGGAGCCAAGAGGGGCTGGAGAGCAAAGAGGGGCGGGGGAGCCAAGGGGTTTGAGGGGGCCGAGGGGGCCGAGGGGTTCCGGGGAATCCCCGTGGTCGGGGGTGACGGTTCCGGTGCGGGGGATGCCTGTGGTGCAGGGCGGTTTGTTCTGA
- the sigJ gene encoding RNA polymerase sigma factor SigJ, which produces MALLTTDDVDRFEASRPRLEAIAYRLLGSASEAEDAVQDTFLRWQAADVDRVEVPEAWLTKVLTNLCLNQLTSARARRETYVGEWLPEPLLAGDPMLGPADTAEQRESVSYAVLTVLERLSPNERAVYVLREAFAYPHREIAEILDITDAASQQLFHRAKQRVADGKARTDIDETAARRIVEEFLAAATSGNTDQLVRMLTDDAIAIGDGGGKIPARAKPFEGAVAVAKFMWGLFKPGKAKRDFAGGTAGVYATTANGGPAAVAVVDGRVVGILCLEVTPEGITAFRNQVNPDKLVRATERWATEDHGNPLFNAF; this is translated from the coding sequence ATGGCCCTCTTGACCACGGACGACGTCGACCGGTTCGAGGCTTCCAGGCCCCGCCTGGAGGCCATCGCCTACCGCCTCCTCGGCTCCGCGAGCGAGGCCGAGGACGCCGTGCAGGACACCTTCCTGCGCTGGCAGGCCGCCGACGTCGACCGCGTCGAGGTCCCCGAGGCCTGGCTGACGAAGGTCCTCACCAACCTCTGCCTCAACCAGCTGACCTCGGCCCGCGCGCGCCGCGAGACCTACGTGGGCGAGTGGCTCCCCGAGCCCCTGCTCGCCGGCGACCCGATGCTGGGCCCGGCCGACACCGCCGAACAGCGCGAATCCGTCTCGTACGCGGTCCTCACCGTCCTCGAACGCCTCTCCCCCAACGAGCGGGCGGTGTACGTGCTGCGGGAGGCCTTCGCGTACCCGCACCGCGAGATCGCCGAGATCCTCGACATCACCGACGCCGCCAGCCAGCAGCTCTTCCACCGCGCCAAGCAGCGGGTCGCGGACGGCAAGGCCCGCACCGACATCGACGAGACGGCCGCCCGGCGCATCGTCGAGGAGTTCCTCGCGGCCGCGACCAGCGGAAACACCGACCAGCTCGTGCGGATGCTCACCGACGACGCCATCGCCATCGGCGACGGCGGGGGCAAGATCCCGGCCCGCGCGAAGCCGTTCGAAGGCGCGGTCGCGGTCGCGAAGTTCATGTGGGGCCTGTTCAAGCCCGGCAAGGCCAAGCGGGACTTCGCCGGCGGCACGGCCGGGGTGTACGCGACGACGGCCAACGGCGGACCCGCCGCCGTGGCGGTCGTCGACGGCCGGGTCGTCGGCATCCTGTGCCTGGAGGTCACCCCCGAGGGCATCACGGCGTTCCGCAACCAGGTCAACCCGGACAAGCTGGTCCGCGCGACCGAGCGATGGGCGACAGAGGACCACGGAAACCCCCTGTTCAACGCCTTCTGA
- a CDS encoding antibiotic biosynthesis monooxygenase family protein, translating to MSDQELGAAAADTFAPNSPTPNSPTPPFEPPYYAVVFTSLRTPGDNDYGATADRMDERVKAVPGYLGMDSARTPGGLGITVGYFRDEEAIAAWRGDPEHREARARGRKEWYEDYVVHVAKVERSYGLG from the coding sequence ATGAGTGATCAAGAGCTTGGTGCTGCGGCCGCCGACACCTTCGCCCCCAACAGCCCCACCCCCAACAGCCCCACCCCTCCCTTCGAGCCCCCGTACTACGCCGTCGTGTTCACCTCCCTGCGCACCCCGGGGGACAACGACTACGGGGCGACGGCCGACCGGATGGACGAGCGGGTGAAAGCCGTGCCCGGGTACCTCGGGATGGACTCCGCGCGGACGCCGGGCGGACTCGGCATCACCGTCGGCTACTTCCGCGACGAGGAGGCCATCGCGGCCTGGCGGGGCGACCCCGAGCACCGCGAGGCGCGGGCGCGGGGCCGCAAGGAGTGGTACGAGGACTACGTCGTGCACGTGGCCAAGGTCGAGCGGAGCTACGGCCTTGGCTGA
- a CDS encoding CatB-related O-acetyltransferase, producing the protein MPDQPRVVLLRPLITSPLIEAGEFSYYDDPDDATAFETRNVLYHYGPEKLVIGKFCALGEGVRFIMNGANHRMDGPSTFPFPIMGGPWSEHFDLISGLPGRGDTVIGHDVWFGYRTTVMPGVRIGHGAVIASGSVVVEDVPDYGIVGGNPAKLIRRRYDDDDVARLLELAWWDWPLDHLTAHVRTIMSGSVDALEAVAP; encoded by the coding sequence ATGCCGGACCAGCCGCGTGTGGTGCTCCTCCGCCCCCTGATCACCTCGCCGTTGATCGAGGCGGGCGAGTTCTCGTACTACGACGACCCGGACGACGCCACGGCCTTCGAGACCCGGAACGTGCTCTACCACTACGGCCCGGAGAAGCTGGTCATCGGGAAGTTCTGCGCGCTCGGCGAGGGCGTGCGGTTCATCATGAACGGCGCCAACCACCGCATGGACGGCCCCTCCACCTTCCCGTTCCCGATCATGGGCGGTCCCTGGTCCGAGCACTTCGACCTGATCAGCGGCCTGCCCGGCCGCGGCGACACGGTCATCGGCCATGACGTCTGGTTCGGCTACCGCACGACGGTGATGCCGGGCGTCCGCATCGGCCACGGCGCGGTCATCGCCTCCGGCTCGGTCGTGGTCGAGGACGTACCCGACTACGGCATCGTCGGCGGCAATCCGGCCAAGCTCATCCGCCGCCGCTACGACGACGATGACGTGGCCCGTCTCCTCGAACTCGCCTGGTGGGACTGGCCCCTCGACCACCTCACCGCCCACGTCCGCACCATCATGTCCGGCTCGGTCGACGCGCTGGAGGCGGTGGCTCCCTGA